The Thomasclavelia ramosa DSM 1402 genome includes a region encoding these proteins:
- a CDS encoding HAD-IC family P-type ATPase, with protein sequence MGKIKGLNKQEVAKRISEGKVNLSPKPVVKSNFQIIMGHVFNLFNAYNFIIAAALIAVQAYSSLFFVVIVISNTVIRARQEIKSKNMVAKLNLIVSPKTKVIREGKTISIDNEEIVLDDVVYFETGNQISADSIIIENNVEVDESLLTGEADPISKGPGDHLLSGSFILSGACYGKVEHVGKDNYANKITDQARTRKPVSSVLLNTFNKVTRYTSYLVLPLSILMLYQAYIIRDQGITSTIVNTATALLGMLPKGLVLLTSVSLAASVVKLGKMNTLVQEMFSIETLSRIDVLCLDKTGTLTEGKMEIEQVIKLKNPLNLDLDEIMCSFVKGSLDNNITFKTLSNYFTGPAKYETLDRIAFSSARKWSAIELDSIGTIIVGAPEIIRPDYQLSPRIIEMQKSGARVLLIGHHPTLNILQETLGQTTPIGLIVIKDPIRKDAHEALKFFSDNDVAVKVISGDNPATVSAIASQAGVANAEKYIDASTIVTDQQLEDAILNYNVIGRASPFQKHQMILCLQKHNQKVAMTGDGVNDVLALKDADVSIAMGSGSDIARQVSQFIIIDGKLQTLVEVVREGRLVINNVTRSASMYYLKTIYTILLSILSILMNIPYPFIPFQMTLLDMFIEGFPSFMILFERNIEKPKESIGHHAMRFSLPNALAIVLSVAGIRLLAPTLQLSLAETFSVLYFTTAFVSIHMIYRIYKPLNWYRGGVLIIDIIGFILSTPIFWPLLEMHVLTPKLIQIILITIVISIPVLIILTRSVSYYLKNLNSKKAL encoded by the coding sequence ATGGGAAAAATTAAAGGTTTAAATAAACAAGAAGTTGCAAAGCGTATTAGTGAAGGGAAAGTGAACCTTTCCCCTAAACCAGTAGTTAAAAGTAATTTTCAAATTATTATGGGGCATGTTTTTAACCTCTTTAATGCCTATAATTTTATTATTGCTGCTGCTCTAATTGCTGTTCAAGCATATTCAAGTTTATTTTTTGTTGTTATTGTCATTTCAAATACTGTTATTAGAGCGCGACAAGAAATAAAATCTAAAAATATGGTTGCTAAATTAAACTTGATCGTTTCGCCAAAAACTAAAGTTATTCGTGAGGGAAAAACGATTTCAATCGATAACGAAGAAATCGTTCTAGATGATGTAGTTTATTTTGAAACCGGTAATCAAATCAGTGCTGATTCAATTATTATTGAAAATAATGTTGAAGTTGATGAATCACTTTTAACTGGTGAAGCTGATCCAATTTCTAAAGGGCCTGGTGACCATTTATTATCTGGTAGTTTTATTTTGAGCGGTGCTTGCTATGGTAAGGTTGAACATGTTGGAAAAGATAACTATGCAAATAAAATTACTGATCAGGCAAGAACTCGTAAGCCTGTTAGTTCTGTCTTATTAAACACTTTTAATAAAGTTACTCGTTATACTAGTTATTTAGTTTTACCATTAAGTATTTTAATGCTCTATCAGGCTTATATCATTCGTGATCAAGGAATTACAAGCACAATCGTCAACACTGCTACAGCTCTGCTAGGGATGCTTCCTAAAGGACTAGTTCTATTAACAAGTGTATCTTTAGCTGCTAGTGTTGTTAAATTAGGGAAAATGAACACTTTAGTTCAAGAAATGTTTAGTATTGAAACCTTATCACGAATTGATGTTCTATGTTTAGATAAAACCGGTACCTTGACTGAAGGAAAAATGGAAATCGAACAAGTCATTAAATTAAAAAATCCATTAAATCTTGATCTGGATGAGATTATGTGTTCCTTTGTTAAAGGATCTCTTGATAATAATATTACTTTTAAAACACTTAGTAACTATTTTACTGGCCCTGCAAAGTATGAAACATTAGACCGTATAGCTTTTTCTTCAGCCCGGAAATGGAGCGCCATTGAACTAGATTCAATAGGAACAATTATTGTTGGAGCACCAGAAATAATTCGTCCTGATTATCAATTATCACCAAGAATTATTGAGATGCAAAAAAGCGGCGCACGTGTTTTATTAATTGGCCATCACCCAACATTAAATATCTTACAGGAAACTTTAGGACAAACAACACCGATTGGGCTAATTGTTATTAAAGATCCTATTCGGAAAGATGCTCATGAAGCCCTTAAATTTTTCAGTGATAATGATGTTGCTGTAAAAGTTATATCTGGTGATAATCCAGCGACAGTTAGTGCAATCGCTAGTCAAGCAGGTGTTGCTAATGCAGAAAAATACATTGATGCTTCAACAATCGTTACTGATCAACAATTAGAAGATGCAATTTTAAACTATAATGTCATTGGTCGTGCTAGTCCTTTTCAAAAGCACCAGATGATCTTATGTTTACAAAAACATAATCAAAAGGTTGCGATGACGGGTGATGGAGTAAATGATGTTTTAGCATTAAAAGATGCTGATGTTTCAATTGCGATGGGTTCTGGTTCCGATATTGCCCGCCAAGTATCGCAATTTATTATTATTGATGGTAAATTACAAACATTAGTAGAAGTTGTTCGAGAAGGTCGCCTAGTTATTAATAATGTTACACGTTCTGCGTCAATGTATTACTTGAAAACAATTTACACGATTTTACTTTCAATATTATCTATTTTAATGAATATACCTTATCCTTTTATTCCTTTCCAAATGACTTTATTGGATATGTTTATTGAAGGTTTCCCTTCATTTATGATTTTATTTGAACGAAATATCGAAAAACCAAAAGAATCAATTGGTCATCATGCTATGCGTTTTTCCTTACCTAACGCATTAGCAATAGTTTTAAGCGTTGCTGGTATAAGATTACTCGCACCAACCTTACAATTGTCGTTAGCAGAAACTTTTTCAGTCCTATATTTTACAACTGCTTTTGTGTCTATTCACATGATTTATCGTATTTATAAACCATTAAACTGGTATCGAGGTGGAGTTTTAATAATTGATATTATTGGCTTTATCCTCTCTACACCGATTTTTTGGCCACTTTTAGAAATGCATGTATTAACACCTAAGTTAATTCAAATTATCCTAATTACGATTGTTATTAGCATTCCTGTTTTAATCATCCTGACAAGGAGTGTTAGTTATTATCTTAAGAACCTAAATAGTAAAAAAGCTTTATAG
- a CDS encoding EAL domain-containing protein, whose product MFRKIMKNKSIFSYLLVVMCILVLIETTILVGSLSTGGMFAKLNQNAKDIVDQRVINRSSYLQNEMLNNWSNLSQLTDHINTTAKQLVSEGKVDYEHLDDSSETATPLILAVVDQLISTMRSQHVTGAYIIFNNHDLDKGLEDKPGIYLRDLDPLSKASAENGDLLIERAPTEVVKSLNIATDSSWRPRFEFKKANIKYYDFFYTPYQRAISNSQEFSSTDIGYWGGSFRLRDSENEAFTYSLPLINDQGAVYGVVGIDITLDYLNKLLPSTELLDEGNGSYLLAINQDDSLILSNILTNGNIYTTKSPTTELMQSENDYYINQGSNTLYSSLKYLNIYNSNTPYSNQRWALVGIVDTSDLFAFTNKITSILMFAIFLTLTVGIGGSFIFSYIISKPIKKLSDEVVKANIKNKISFRRTNIAEIDHLANMMEQLNQNVRDTALKFTNLLQMASIKLAGFEYNINTEELFISENFFEVLLKYDVNTSELTMTKFKETFEGYKQYIVSHDYSKKEYLFKIPDDDNYVFVNLRLLVNDNAYTGVIENVTNTIVEKNVIEYERDHDALTGLLNRRAFIRIMNSLFENEINKIKIAALLMLDLDNLKYINDNYGHEIGDNYISKAAETFVNSTPENTIISRISGDEFFVFFYGYDDENVIKQLINKLKEAISKAFIPLADNSNFHVNASGGIAWYPRDSESFEKLQHYADYAMYKIKRTSKGNLTEFNLNDYIADSFLSESKEELNTIIEDRAIQFYFQPIISSKDGTIYAYESLMRSFMPSLKNPLDILKIAKEEGRLAEIEELTWSSSLETFANHLRNERINKDCKIFINSISNQILSTKKIDELEKEYSKYLKNVVLEVTEVEYIDENYHQQKAELMKKWQAELALDDYGSGYNSDRILLLISPKFIKIDMDIIRNIDSDPDKCKIVENIVNYAHERDMKLIAEGIETIDELKQVIKLKVDYLQGFLLAKPQYLPPRIQEDVIKLIQLLNEK is encoded by the coding sequence ATGTTTCGTAAAATCATGAAAAACAAATCAATTTTTTCATATTTACTTGTAGTAATGTGTATTTTAGTGTTAATCGAGACAACAATCCTTGTTGGTAGCCTTTCAACTGGTGGAATGTTTGCTAAATTAAACCAGAACGCTAAAGATATTGTTGATCAGCGAGTTATTAATCGAAGCAGTTATCTTCAAAATGAAATGTTAAACAATTGGTCCAATTTATCTCAATTGACAGACCACATAAATACGACAGCTAAGCAGCTTGTTAGTGAAGGAAAGGTTGATTATGAGCATCTTGATGACAGCTCTGAAACAGCAACACCACTTATTTTGGCAGTTGTAGATCAATTGATTTCAACAATGCGCTCTCAGCATGTTACAGGGGCATATATCATTTTTAATAATCATGACTTGGATAAGGGACTTGAAGATAAACCTGGAATATATTTAAGAGATCTTGATCCATTATCAAAAGCTTCAGCAGAAAATGGGGATTTATTAATTGAACGAGCTCCAACTGAAGTGGTTAAATCTTTAAATATTGCTACTGATTCATCATGGCGGCCACGTTTTGAATTTAAAAAAGCAAACATAAAATATTATGATTTTTTCTATACTCCATACCAGCGGGCAATTAGTAATTCACAAGAATTTTCGAGTACTGATATAGGCTATTGGGGTGGGAGTTTTCGCCTGAGAGATTCTGAAAATGAGGCTTTCACCTACTCATTACCGCTAATCAACGATCAAGGAGCTGTTTATGGTGTCGTTGGAATTGATATTACATTAGATTATTTGAACAAATTATTGCCCAGTACAGAGTTACTTGATGAAGGTAATGGAAGCTATTTGTTGGCAATCAATCAAGATGATTCATTGATTTTAAGTAATATTTTAACTAATGGAAATATTTATACGACGAAAAGTCCTACAACTGAATTAATGCAATCTGAGAATGATTATTATATCAATCAAGGTTCTAACACTTTATATAGTTCATTAAAATATTTGAATATTTATAATTCTAATACACCATACAGTAATCAACGCTGGGCTTTAGTAGGAATAGTTGATACTTCAGATTTATTTGCATTTACAAATAAAATCACTTCGATTTTGATGTTCGCAATCTTTTTAACCTTGACAGTTGGAATTGGTGGAAGTTTCATTTTTAGTTATATCATTTCAAAACCAATAAAAAAATTATCAGATGAAGTCGTAAAAGCTAATATTAAAAATAAGATTTCTTTCAGACGTACAAATATTGCTGAAATTGATCATCTTGCAAATATGATGGAACAACTAAATCAAAATGTTCGTGATACTGCCTTGAAATTCACTAATTTATTACAAATGGCAAGTATTAAGCTAGCAGGGTTCGAATATAATATAAACACTGAAGAATTGTTTATATCAGAAAACTTTTTTGAGGTTTTACTAAAATATGATGTTAATACTTCAGAATTAACAATGACAAAATTTAAAGAAACATTTGAAGGCTATAAACAATATATTGTTTCACATGATTATAGCAAAAAAGAATATCTCTTCAAAATTCCTGATGATGATAATTATGTTTTTGTGAATCTACGGCTATTGGTAAATGATAATGCATATACTGGGGTAATTGAGAATGTAACTAATACAATTGTTGAAAAGAATGTGATTGAATATGAACGTGATCATGATGCTCTAACTGGACTTTTGAATCGGAGAGCATTTATTAGGATCATGAATAGTTTATTTGAAAATGAAATAAACAAAATAAAAATAGCAGCACTATTGATGTTAGATTTAGATAATCTGAAGTACATTAATGATAATTATGGGCATGAAATTGGTGATAATTACATTTCTAAAGCTGCTGAAACATTTGTAAACAGCACCCCAGAAAATACTATTATTTCACGGATTTCTGGTGATGAATTTTTTGTTTTCTTTTATGGTTATGATGATGAAAATGTAATTAAGCAGTTAATTAATAAATTAAAGGAAGCAATTAGCAAGGCTTTTATTCCTTTGGCTGATAATAGTAATTTTCATGTCAATGCATCAGGCGGTATTGCCTGGTATCCACGGGATAGTGAATCTTTTGAAAAACTCCAACATTATGCTGATTATGCAATGTATAAGATCAAACGTACAAGTAAAGGTAATTTAACAGAGTTTAATCTCAATGATTATATTGCGGATTCTTTTTTAAGCGAAAGTAAAGAAGAATTAAACACTATTATTGAAGATCGAGCAATTCAGTTTTATTTTCAACCAATTATAAGTAGCAAAGATGGAACTATTTATGCATATGAATCATTAATGAGATCATTTATGCCATCATTAAAAAATCCCCTTGATATTTTAAAAATAGCTAAAGAGGAGGGACGTTTAGCAGAAATTGAAGAATTAACATGGTCCTCATCACTTGAAACCTTTGCCAACCATTTACGAAATGAGCGAATTAATAAGGATTGTAAAATATTTATTAATTCTATTTCAAATCAAATTTTAAGTACTAAAAAAATTGATGAGCTAGAAAAGGAGTATTCAAAGTATTTAAAAAATGTTGTTTTAGAAGTTACTGAAGTTGAGTACATTGACGAAAATTATCATCAGCAAAAAGCAGAATTAATGAAAAAATGGCAAGCAGAATTAGCATTAGATGATTATGGAAGTGGATATAATAGTGATCGAATCTTATTGCTGATTTCACCTAAATTTATTAAAATCGATATGGATATAATTCGTAATATTGATAGTGATCCTGATAAGTGTAAAATTGTTGAAAACATTGTTAATTATGCTCATGAACGGGATATGAAATTAATTGCTGAAGGAATTGAAACGATTGATGAATTAAAGCAGGTGATTAAGCTTAAAGTTGATTATCTTCAAGGTTTTTTATTAGCCAAGCCGCAATATTTACCACCTCGGATTCAAGAAGATGTGATTAAGTTAATTCAACTTTTAAATGAAAAATAG
- a CDS encoding extracellular solute-binding protein → MKKVRLVLISLLMFFAVTGCSNEDKNLLDKDDPTTIQVWHYYNGAQQEEFNRLVDEFNKTVGKEKGIIVEGSGQGTISDLERNVLDSINGKAGAADIPNIFAAYGDTAYQVDKLGYAVDLNKYFSKDELSKYVDGYLEEGHFSSKDTLKIFPVAKSVELFMLNKTDWEKFANATGASTNDLNTIEGVTKVAEQYYNWTDSLTAAPNDGKAFFGRDAFANYMLVGYRQLATDIFSKKDNKIVLNFEADIAKKLWDNYYVPYISGYFSSSGKFRSDDIKIGNILACVSSSSSVTYFPKEVILNDEESHSIELETFACPKFKDGKDYVVQQGAGMVVLKSEEKEQQAAVEFLKWFTSDKQNIAFSNASGYLPVTKSANDLDKITDEVEVNESVKKTLNTSLKMISDNNMYTSVPFEKGTDARNVLETTMSNLAKQDRETVITNLSNGMNLEQAISQFNNDTYFNQWYTNTKSQLESLIK, encoded by the coding sequence ATGAAAAAAGTAAGATTAGTTTTGATATCTTTATTAATGTTTTTTGCTGTAACTGGATGTAGTAATGAGGATAAAAACTTATTAGACAAGGATGATCCAACGACGATTCAAGTATGGCATTATTATAATGGTGCGCAACAAGAAGAATTTAATCGTCTAGTCGATGAATTTAACAAAACAGTCGGTAAAGAAAAAGGGATAATTGTTGAGGGCTCTGGTCAAGGAACAATTTCTGATTTAGAAAGAAATGTCTTAGATTCAATTAATGGAAAAGCTGGGGCTGCAGATATTCCGAATATTTTTGCAGCGTATGGTGACACAGCTTATCAAGTGGATAAGTTAGGTTATGCAGTAGATTTAAATAAATATTTTAGTAAAGACGAGCTATCTAAGTATGTCGATGGTTATCTTGAAGAAGGACACTTTTCAAGTAAAGATACATTAAAAATTTTTCCAGTGGCTAAATCAGTAGAGTTATTTATGTTGAATAAAACAGATTGGGAGAAGTTTGCAAATGCTACGGGTGCTTCAACAAATGATTTAAATACAATTGAGGGTGTTACTAAGGTTGCAGAGCAATATTATAACTGGACTGATAGTTTGACAGCTGCTCCAAATGATGGAAAAGCATTTTTTGGTCGTGATGCTTTTGCAAATTATATGCTCGTTGGCTATCGCCAGCTAGCAACAGATATTTTTAGTAAAAAGGATAATAAAATCGTATTAAATTTTGAAGCAGATATTGCTAAAAAATTATGGGATAATTATTATGTTCCTTACATAAGTGGTTATTTTAGTTCATCAGGTAAATTTAGAAGTGATGATATAAAAATCGGAAATATTCTTGCTTGTGTTTCTTCATCTTCGAGTGTCACATATTTTCCTAAAGAAGTTATTTTAAATGACGAAGAAAGCCATTCAATTGAATTGGAGACATTTGCTTGCCCTAAATTTAAAGATGGTAAAGATTATGTCGTTCAACAAGGAGCAGGAATGGTTGTTCTCAAAAGTGAAGAAAAAGAACAACAGGCAGCTGTTGAATTTTTGAAATGGTTTACTAGTGATAAACAAAATATTGCTTTTTCAAATGCTAGTGGTTATTTGCCAGTTACCAAAAGTGCAAATGATCTTGATAAGATTACTGATGAAGTAGAAGTCAATGAGTCAGTAAAGAAAACGTTAAATACTAGTCTTAAAATGATTTCAGATAATAATATGTATACATCAGTTCCTTTTGAAAAGGGAACTGATGCAAGAAATGTTTTAGAAACAACAATGAGTAATTTAGCTAAACAAGATCGTGAAACAGTTATTACTAATCTTTCAAATGGAATGAATTTAGAACAAGCAATTAGCCAATTTAATAATGATACTTATTTTAATCAGTGGTATACTAATACTAAAAGCCAATTAGAATCATTAATTAAATAG
- a CDS encoding ABC transporter ATP-binding protein — translation MARINGTPRPKNLKKTLKAMASYLTRHIGTLIIIAILVLISAGANILGTYLLKPVINDYILPGNNAGLLQAIITMAIMYLTGVGACHLYNQLMVKTAQEIVKEIREDLFDKIQNLPLSFFDQHTHGELMSRFTSDIDTILEALNNSFAMLIQSFIMIVGTITMIIILNPYLSIIVIASMVMMFIFIRYSSKKSKQYFNQQQKYMGSLNGFIEEMVEGSKVVKVFNHEQVNFAEFEKRNQALRQAATKAVTYSGTMIPTVVSISYLNYALSAVIGGFMAIYGIMDLGSLSSYLVFVRQTAMPVNQFSQQMNFILAAMSGAERIFEIMDEKVEIDEGNVTLTNVRNEYGKLVECHENTGLWAWRHPRSNGDVELVLLKGDVRFHDVCFSYVSNHPILKNLNLYAKPGQKIAFVGSTGAGKTTITNLINRFYELDSGSITYDGIDIKLIKKAALRQSLSMVLQDTHLFTGTIEDNIRYGKLDASDEEVVAAAKLANADSFIRRLPQGYQTMLTGDGSNLSQGQRQLLAIARAAIANPPVLILDEATSSIDTHTEKLIEKGMDSLMKDRTVFVIAHRLSTVRNSKAIMVLDHGEIIERGNHDELINQKGRYYQLYTGKMELS, via the coding sequence ATGGCTAGAATAAACGGAACTCCACGCCCTAAAAATTTAAAGAAAACTTTAAAAGCAATGGCTAGTTATTTAACTCGACATATAGGAACACTCATAATCATTGCTATTTTAGTATTAATTAGTGCAGGTGCAAATATTTTAGGTACTTATTTATTAAAACCGGTTATTAACGATTACATTCTACCAGGTAATAATGCTGGACTATTACAAGCAATAATAACGATGGCAATTATGTATTTAACTGGTGTCGGGGCTTGTCATCTATATAATCAATTAATGGTAAAAACTGCTCAAGAAATCGTTAAAGAAATTCGTGAAGATTTATTTGATAAGATACAAAACTTACCGCTTAGTTTTTTTGATCAGCATACTCATGGTGAGTTGATGAGTCGATTTACTAGTGATATTGATACAATTTTAGAAGCTTTAAATAATAGTTTTGCAATGTTGATTCAAAGTTTTATAATGATTGTAGGAACAATTACGATGATTATTATTTTAAATCCTTATCTATCAATCATTGTAATTGCTTCAATGGTAATGATGTTTATTTTTATTCGTTATAGTAGTAAAAAGAGTAAGCAGTATTTTAATCAACAACAAAAATATATGGGAAGTTTAAATGGTTTTATTGAAGAAATGGTCGAAGGAAGTAAAGTAGTTAAAGTTTTCAATCATGAACAGGTGAACTTTGCCGAGTTTGAAAAAAGAAATCAAGCTTTACGACAAGCAGCTACGAAAGCAGTTACTTATTCAGGAACTATGATACCAACAGTTGTCAGTATTTCATATTTGAATTATGCATTATCTGCTGTAATAGGCGGGTTTATGGCAATTTATGGGATTATGGATTTAGGAAGTTTATCATCATATTTGGTTTTTGTTCGACAAACTGCGATGCCAGTAAATCAATTTTCCCAACAAATGAATTTTATTTTGGCAGCAATGTCAGGTGCAGAACGTATTTTTGAAATTATGGATGAAAAGGTTGAAATAGATGAAGGAAATGTCACTTTAACAAATGTTCGCAATGAATATGGTAAGCTAGTTGAGTGTCATGAAAATACTGGACTTTGGGCTTGGCGTCATCCCCGTTCTAATGGTGATGTAGAACTGGTTTTGTTAAAAGGTGATGTTCGCTTCCATGATGTTTGTTTTAGTTATGTCTCCAACCATCCTATTTTAAAAAATTTAAACTTATATGCAAAACCAGGTCAAAAAATTGCATTTGTGGGCTCTACAGGAGCTGGGAAAACAACTATTACTAATTTGATTAATCGTTTTTATGAATTAGATTCTGGCAGTATAACATACGATGGAATTGATATTAAATTAATAAAAAAAGCAGCATTGCGACAATCGTTATCAATGGTTTTGCAAGACACTCATTTATTTACAGGAACGATTGAAGATAATATACGTTACGGTAAATTAGATGCTAGTGATGAAGAAGTGGTGGCAGCAGCTAAACTAGCAAATGCAGATTCATTTATTCGGCGACTTCCGCAAGGCTATCAAACAATGTTAACTGGTGATGGTTCTAACTTATCACAAGGACAACGTCAGCTATTAGCTATCGCTCGTGCAGCAATTGCTAATCCCCCAGTTTTAATTTTGGATGAGGCTACAAGTTCTATTGATACTCATACTGAAAAATTGATTGAAAAAGGGATGGATAGTTTAATGAAAGATCGTACCGTTTTTGTAATTGCACATCGTCTTTCTACAGTTCGTAATTCAAAAGCAATTATGGTACTCGATCATGGGGAAATCATAGAACGTGGGAATCATGATGAATTAATTAATCAAAAAGGAAGATATTATCAATTGTATACTGGAAAAATGGAGTTGTCATAG
- a CDS encoding ABC transporter ATP-binding protein: MFKQFFGYFKNYKKYLYLSAVFVILETLFELIIPLIMADIIDIGVANKDRNYILIKGGLMIICALLSLGLGLLYAKTAAKAGQGFGYELRKAQYQKIQEFSFKNTDHFSTSSLVTRLTSDVTILQNAICNGIRPLVRAPFMMLTALTMAILINAKLAVVFLIAIPVLATCLIIIMSKVRPLYGKMQRALDSVNSIVQENLIAIRVVKSYVRKDYEQAKFNEVNLNYQQVSRKSFHYAVMNMPCFQFVMYSTIIAILWFGGGMIQVGNMQVGELTGFLSYIMQILNSLMMISNVFLMLTRSLASAYRIQEVFDEEIDIKDEKSDIKITRGKIIFKNVAFKYDLKAKEYVLNNINLEIEPGETVGIIGGTGSAKTSLVQLIPRLYDITAGDLLIDGHDIKSYGIEHLRDEIAMVLQKNTLFSGTIKENILWGKADASDHELNEVLDIACASEFIDALPKGINTDLGQGGVNVSGGQKQRLCIARALLKKPKILILDDSTSALDTATERKLTDGLAYYLPKTTKIIISQRLSSLAHADKIVILTDGKIDDIGTPEELANRNHIYQDLCKIQEGDK; the protein is encoded by the coding sequence ATGTTCAAACAATTTTTTGGCTATTTTAAAAACTATAAAAAATATCTTTATTTAAGTGCAGTGTTTGTTATTTTAGAAACTCTTTTTGAGTTGATTATTCCTTTGATAATGGCTGATATTATTGATATCGGTGTAGCAAATAAAGATAGAAATTATATTCTGATCAAAGGGGGATTAATGATTATATGTGCGCTTTTGTCGCTTGGTTTAGGCTTATTGTATGCAAAGACTGCTGCCAAAGCAGGACAGGGGTTTGGCTATGAATTGCGAAAAGCACAATATCAAAAGATTCAAGAATTTTCGTTTAAAAATACAGATCATTTTAGTACTTCATCGTTAGTTACTCGACTTACAAGTGATGTTACTATTTTACAAAACGCTATTTGTAATGGGATTCGTCCGTTAGTTAGAGCACCTTTTATGATGTTAACTGCACTAACTATGGCAATACTAATTAATGCTAAATTAGCTGTTGTTTTTTTAATAGCTATTCCTGTTCTAGCAACATGCTTAATTATAATTATGTCAAAAGTTCGTCCTTTATATGGGAAAATGCAAAGAGCTTTAGACTCTGTCAATTCGATAGTTCAGGAAAATCTAATTGCGATCAGAGTTGTAAAGTCATATGTTAGAAAAGATTACGAACAAGCTAAATTTAATGAAGTTAATTTGAATTATCAACAAGTTTCACGTAAATCATTCCATTATGCAGTTATGAATATGCCGTGTTTTCAATTTGTGATGTATTCGACGATTATTGCAATTCTATGGTTTGGGGGTGGGATGATTCAGGTTGGAAATATGCAAGTAGGTGAATTAACAGGATTTTTAAGCTATATTATGCAAATCTTAAATTCCTTAATGATGATTTCAAATGTTTTCTTGATGTTAACTCGTTCTCTAGCTTCGGCATATCGGATTCAAGAAGTTTTTGATGAAGAAATAGATATTAAAGATGAAAAAAGTGACATAAAGATTACGAGGGGAAAAATCATATTTAAAAATGTTGCTTTTAAATATGACTTAAAAGCAAAAGAATATGTATTAAATAATATAAATTTGGAAATTGAGCCTGGTGAAACTGTTGGTATTATCGGAGGAACAGGTAGTGCCAAAACTTCATTAGTACAATTGATTCCTAGATTATATGATATTACAGCAGGGGATTTATTAATCGATGGTCATGATATAAAATCATATGGAATCGAACATCTTCGAGATGAAATTGCTATGGTATTACAAAAAAACACTCTATTTTCTGGAACGATTAAGGAAAATATTTTATGGGGTAAAGCAGATGCTAGTGATCACGAACTTAATGAAGTTTTAGACATTGCTTGTGCCAGTGAATTTATCGATGCATTGCCTAAGGGAATCAATACAGATTTAGGGCAAGGTGGAGTTAATGTTTCTGGTGGGCAAAAACAAAGGTTATGTATTGCACGTGCATTATTAAAGAAACCAAAAATTTTAATTCTTGACGATTCTACCAGTGCATTAGATACAGCAACTGAACGAAAACTAACAGATGGATTAGCATACTATTTGCCTAAGACAACTAAAATTATTATTTCACAGCGATTATCATCACTTGCCCATGCAGATAAAATTGTTATTTTAACTGATGGTAAAATTGATGATATAGGAACACCTGAAGAATTAGCAAATCGTAATCATATCTATCAAGATTTATGTAAAATTCAAGAAGGAGATAAATAA
- a CDS encoding MarR family winged helix-turn-helix transcriptional regulator — protein MANSLYYLLFKTAHTQRKKNIPFLKELNLAPGQPKVLRYLYEQKRECLQKDITKGCDIEPATVSIMLNKLESNGFIKRNYSEENKRNVYIQLTELGKITFLKWQAYLDEREDITLRDFSKEERKQFINYLERLYDALLKEE, from the coding sequence ATGGCTAATTCATTATATTATTTATTATTTAAAACAGCGCATACACAAAGGAAAAAGAATATTCCTTTTTTAAAAGAACTGAATTTAGCACCAGGACAGCCAAAGGTTTTACGATATTTGTATGAACAGAAAAGAGAATGTTTACAAAAAGATATTACTAAAGGTTGTGATATTGAGCCTGCTACAGTTTCAATTATGCTAAACAAATTAGAAAGTAATGGTTTTATTAAACGGAATTATAGTGAGGAAAATAAGAGAAATGTATATATTCAACTTACCGAATTAGGAAAAATCACTTTTCTTAAATGGCAAGCATATCTAGATGAGCGTGAAGATATTACCTTGAGAGATTTTAGCAAGGAAGAAAGAAAACAATTTATTAATTACTTAGAGCGCCTTTATGACGCCTTGTTAAAGGAGGAATAA